From the Chryseobacterium sp. G0201 genome, the window TGGAAGACATTTCTTGATAAAAAGATATATCAGAAAGATAAAGTCAGAAAAGATATCACAAAGACCAAAAAATATTATTCCAATGGAAATATCATGGAAAAAGGACAGTCAAAATTAGATATTTCTAAAACTGAACGTCATTGGTATTACTTTGGAGAATGGAAATATTACAACAATCAAGGAAAACCGTTGTATATGAAAATATATGAACAGGGTAAAAAAGCTGATAGTATTTCCTTTATAAAATAGAAAGTTTAGAATGCTTTACACAATAATAAAAGCTTTACATATCATTTTTATGGTAAGTTATTTTGCGGGAATTTTTTATCTCGTAAGAATTTTCGTTTACTATAAAGATACCGATGAATTTGCCGAAGAAAAAAAGAAGATTTTAAGAGAACAATATACTTTCATGGCTCGAAGATTATGGAATATTATTACCGTTCCTGCCGGAATTATTATGACGGTATGCGGATTGGTGATGATCTTTTTGAATCCGGGTTTAATGAAAATGTCCTGGTTTCATTTAAAACTAACTTTTCTGATTGGTTTGGCGATTTATCATTACTGGTGCTGGAAAAAAGTACTTCAACTAAAAGAATTAAACGGGAATACCTTAGAAATAGCCAATATAAAATTAAGACAAGCGAATGAAATCGCAACGTTTATTTTGTTTCTGGTGGTTTTCACAGTCATATTAAAATCAATGGCGATTGAATATTGGTGGCAATTAATTGCCGGATTTTTCGTCTTGGTATTTTTAATCATGATGACCGTTAAATTGGTAAATAAAAACAAGAAAAAATAATAAAAGCTTTAGGCTAAAGGCAGTAAGCGATAAGCTTTTCTGCTTACTGCTTATAGCATATTGTTTACTGCAAATTAAAAAAAACTATGATTGCAATTTTTAAGAAAGAACTTTGGAGTTACTTTGGGAATTGGAGCGCGTGGATCATCATTGCAACTTTCAGTTTGATAGCGACTCTTTTTCTGTTTTTTTTCGATAACGATTTTAATATTTTCGACATCGGAATGGCTTCTTTACAAAGCTATTTTGTGTTGGTTCCGTGGTTGTTGATGTTTATCATTCCGGCATTGTCTATGAAAACTTTTGCGGAAGAACAGCAGACCGGGACATTAAACTGGTTGTTTTCTCAGCCATTGAAAATTTCAGATTTAGTTCTTGGGAAATTTCTTTCCGTTTGGGTAGTTGGGATATTATGTTTGATTCCTTCATTGATTTACCTTTACACAGTCTATGTTTTGGGAGTTCCTGCCGGAAATATCGACCTTGGAATGACCTTCGGAAGTTATATCGGAATGATCATTTTGATCGCCGCATTTTCAGGTGTTGGAATTTTAGCTTCTTCGCTTTCTCAAAATCAGATCATGGCTTATCTGTTGGGCGTTTTCATGTGTTTCATCATGTATTTCGGGATCGAACAGTTGGCTAGTTATAAATTATTGGGCGGAGCAGATTTTATTTTGCAGAATGTTGGTTTTTATCAACACTTTTTAGGTTTCACAAGAGGTCTTATCGATTTCAAGGATGTAGCCTATTTTGTTTTTATCATTGGTCTTACGCTCGCTTTGTCTAATCATTTTATCAATAAAAAGAAGTAGAATTATGAAGAAGATACAATTTAAATCTCCATTAGGAATTTTACTTTTCGTTGTTTTACCATTGGTCATTATTCTGGCTGTTTCAGGGGTCAGATTAGATTTAACAAAAGAAAAAAGATATACCCTTTCTGAGAATACCATCAAAGTATTAAAATCGGTTAAGAAACCATTGACCGTTGATGTATACTTGGAAGGCGATTTTCCTGCAAGTTTCAAACAGCTTCAGGGCGAAACGAAATTTATGCTGGAAGAATTCAGAAAGATCAATTCAAACATAGATTTTAAATTCATTGATCCTATTAAAACCAAAATGTCTCAGGACACATTGATGGCAATGGGAATGCAGCCTTCGGTACTTCCTGATATTAAAGATGGAAAGGTTTCACAAATCATGCTTTTCCCGTATGCTGTGGTGAAGTACGATAAAAAGGGAGTTTCAATTCCTTTGGTTGTACAGCAGGCGAACATCAATGCAGACGAACAACTGACAAAATCAATTGAAAATCTTGAATACAATCTTGTTTCAAACATCAAAAATATTGCAGCCGATAAAAGAAAAAAGATCGGAATTTTGGTGAATCAGGATGAATTAAATCCACGTGAATTTCATGGTTTTATGGAATTAGCTTCTGAAAGTTACGATGCAGGACCTGTTATTCCTAAAAATCAGGTTGAACTGACTGTTGCTGATGTTCCTTTATTGAAACAGATGAGCGCCTTGGTGATTGCAAAACCTAGAAAAGCATTTACAGATGGCGAAAAAGTAATTCTTGACCAATACATCATGAACGGCGGAAAAACTTTATGGATGATCGATGCCGTGAACGCCGAAATGGATACGCTGATGAGGTCTCAAAAAGTAATGCCTTTTCCTGTAGATGTCAATATGACGGATTTCTTTTTCAATTATGGACTGAGAATCAATCCGGCCTTGGTGAAAGATTTGAAGAAATTTGCTTTGCTGAAATTGGTAACAGGAGAAGTAAGCGGAAATGCACAATATACAAGTCTTCCGTGGCCATATTATCCTCTTGGAATTGCTGAACACAATAATCCGATCACTAAAAATATCAACCCTGTAAAATTTGAATTCCCGACATCAATCGATACGTTAGGAAGAAAAAATATTAAGACCAATATTCTTTTTGAATCGAGTGAGAGAACGCTTTTAAAGCAGGTTCCAAACTATGTTGATCTGAAAGAAATTGCAAGTGTAGACAGTCTCGGACAAATGGAAAAGCCAAGTACTCCGAAGATTTATGCCGTTGCCTTGGAAGGGAAATTTACTTCTGCTTACGGATCTAGAATTGAAAGAAAATCGTATCCCGGATTTAAGGCTCAAAGCCCTGAAAACAAAATGATCGTCATTGCAGACGGTGATATAGGAAGAAATAAAGTGATCAAAGACGAACCTTTACCTTTAGGTGTTGACCTGATGACGAATGAGCAATTCGGAAACGAACAGTTTTTAAGAAATGCTTTAGATTATCTCTTAGACGACAGTAATTTAATGGATTTAAGAAACAGAAACATCGAAGAAAGACTTCTTGACCGACAAAGAATAACCGAAGAGAAAGGCAATTGGCAGTGGCTGAATTTACTGCTTCCTTTAGCAATTATCGGATTGTTAGGAGGATTGTTCTTCTGGTTGAGGAAGAAGAAGTTTGGATAGAATATAAATAGAAAAGAGAAACTAAATAGAAAAGAGAAACTTTGAGGTTTCTCTTTTTTACATTTTTTCTAAAAACTTTACATCAAATTTCATTTCATATTCACATAAGCTTACATTTGGTGTCATTTCTACGGCATATTTTATTTTTTCATCCATTTTATTAGCTACAATTATTCCGAATACATTTTTATCCTTTGCCAAATTTATTTTAACCCACCCCATATATCTTAAAAGTTGTCCAAGTGCTTTGTCCATTCCTTTTGATAACTTTGTTTCGAATACATAAAAATTATCATATTCATCAGTTGTTAAAATATCAATTAGACCTACTTCGGTAGGAAACTCTTTTCCACGTCTTTCACCATCATCATATAATTTAAGTTTATGTTTTTTTATGGTTGAAAGATTTCGAATTAAAAAATCTTGTAAATGCTCTTCAAGAGCAAATAAATAAGATTCTGTTTTTTCTTCTATTTCAATTAATGGAGTTAATGATAAAGTTGGATTAGATATTTTTCCAAGTTTTTCTTCATAGATTCGAAACTCAATATATCTTTTAAAAGCATTAGAATCTTGTGTTCTATTCTTCAAATCTCTTTCTCGAAATTCTGGAATTGTAAACCAGTTATTATAAATTATTGTTAAATCATTTGAGTTTTTAATTTCGTATAATGATCTTGTATGAATCATTGATTTTGCAACAAGATCTTTTGAAAGTTTATCAATTTTTGAAGAATATGACTTAATGGTTCCTGTAGACCATTTATCGTTCATCCAAATTTTAAAATTTTCTTTTTCAGTCATTTATAATTTTAGTTATTAATTTACAATTATCAATTAATATTAGCTTGCAATGAAGTTTTAAAATCACAGCCTGTATTTAATTATCAGTAATTATAATATCAAATATATAAAATCGATAACATATAAAAAAGAGAAACCCAAAAGTCTCTCTTTACTCATTAGTTATAAAATAGATACTACCACGGGCTTATCCCAATTTCATCCTCAATATCATTACTGTAAAACTGTCCTGTTGGTGCATTTTCATCCGTAAGCGTGTGTTTAACGATAAAAGTAGCAGCACTTTCAACAGAACCCGGACCATTATGGTTGTTAAAATCTGTTGCCGTATAGCCGGGATCGATAACATTTACTTTAAAAGGAAGATCCTTCAATTCATAGGCTAAAACAATCGTGTAAGCATTCAATGCAGACTTTGAAGGTCCGTAAGCAGCAGCTTTTACATTGTAATATTTCCAAGTCGGATCGCTGTGAAGGGTTAATGAACCCAACCCGGAAGTAATGTTAGTTATTCTCGGGCTTTCCGATTTTTTTAGCAGTTCTAAAAATGCCTGTGTCACACTGATCACTCCAAAAAAGTTGGTATCAAATACGGTTTGAATATCTTTGATCGATGTTTCTGCTGCAGTTTGAGGATTTACGCCTAAAATTCCTGCGTTGTTGATTAGAATATCCAGTTTTCCCTGTTCTTTTTCGACCAAATTTTTAGCTGCTGAAATAGAATCGGGATTGGTAACATCTATTTCGATGGCTTTGATATTTTGAAAACCTTTTTCGGTTAATTCTTTGACGATAGCTTCTCCTTTTTCAAGATCACGGCTTCCTAAATAAACGAATAATCCTTTTTCTGAAAGTTGTTTTGCGGTTTCAAGGCCAATACTTCTGTTGGCTCCTGTAATTAATACTGAATTCATTTTCTTTGTTTTTAATTGATGATGTAAAAGTCCGCCAATTAAATAAGATAACATTTGCCAAATGACAAAAAGCGATGATGAGTTGGAAGTTGATTAATTCAATGAAGAGAATACATACTGACTTTGTCATTCCGTAGGAATCTAAACACACCTATATAAAATACTGTTTTCAATGCTTGGTTGAGATTCCTACGGAATGACAAAGTCACTGTAAACAATAAAATCCATTTTTAAAGGCAAAGTTTTAATATCAAAAATAGATTAATTTTAGAGAGCAAAGAGGTGCGATAAAGTCGCTGATGAAGGTTGCTTCTTAAGAATCAATTATATTGATTCAATTCTTTGCCCCTTTAAATAGGCAAAATTAGAAATAAATCTTTGCGTTAAAAAAACTTTCGTTTAATAAGCCAATTAAAACTTTTTTTATAAAGTTAAAAATCTAAACTTTACCAATATTCTTCCTAATCCTACTCAAAGAAGACTGCGTCACTCCCAAATAAGAAGCAATATACGAAAGCGGAATACGGTTGACAACAGTAGGGTAGATCTCCAAAAATTTAAGATAGCGTGTTGTAGCATCTTCTGAAACAAGAGGACTTCTTCTTTCCACTTTCTGAATCAATGCTCTGGAAATAATTTTATGAACAATAGCTTCCCAACCAACAATGGTTTGTAGTAATTCTAACCAGTCTTTTCTTGAAAAAACGATCATTTTACAGTCGGTGACCGCCTGAACATAGGCACTTGAACAAATTTGATTATCAAAACTTTCCAGATCTACAACCAGATTATTTTCTTCAATGAAGTATTTGGTGATTTCTTCGCCTTTATTATTGTAATAGCAAACGCGCAAAATTCCATCTACAATGAAACCGACTTGTTTTGCTATTTTCCCTGCTTCTGAAAAATATTCTTCTTTCGAAAAATTGATTTCAACGGCTTTGCTTGAAATAAAATCGATCTGTTGCTGATTAAGATTTCCAAATCTTAAAATAAAATCAAATAATTGTTTCATGAATGCAAGTTAGGTAAACTTAGTTTTCCGCGATTTGTCATTTGACAAAAAGTGATGATTTATATTTTTTAATTAAACAATTTCCGAAACTCCAAGGGTGACTGATTCGTTTTTTGTTTAAACAATTTACTGAAAGACTGCGGATGCTCAAATCCCAATTCATAAGCAATTTCACTCACAGACAGAGTTGTTGTACTCAAACGTTCTTTTGCTGTGTTAATGATTTTATTTTGAATATGTTGCTGTGTGTTTTGTTGGGTATGGATTCTTAATAAAGTTCCCAGGTAATTGGGGGAAATATTCATTTGTTCGGCAATAGTTTTGACGGAAGGAATACCATTTTCAATTAAATTTCCATTATCAAAATATTGGGATAGTACTTGTTCAAATCTTTCCAGCAATTCGTGACTTGATTTCTTTCTTGTAAAAAACTGACGTTCATAAAAACGTTCTGCATAAATCAGAAATAATTCCAATTGAGCAACAATGAGTTCTTGGGTGAATTTGTCAATATTGGTCTGATATTCTTTTTCAATATTTTTAAATAAGTCAACAATAATTTTTTCTTCTTTATCGGATAGGAAAAGTGCTTCATTAATTTGATAAGTGAAAAAATCGTAAGATTTTATTTTCTTGATCAAAGAGGTTCCCCAAAGAAAATCGGGATGAATCAGTAATAAATATCCTGTCGGTTCCACTTCAACATCCGGTTTCATTTCAAGGCTTAAAAACTGAAGCGGAGAAACAAAACACAACACTCCGGAATCAAAATCATATTTCTGCTGACCGTAATTGAACTTAGCATTAACATTCCGTTTCAAGCCGATTGAATAAAAATTCTGGATCCATTTCAGCTCATTATCGTCCGTAGGATAATTGACCTTACTATAATCTATCAGGCTGATCAAAGGATGTTCAGGATTCGGAAGATTACAGAAAGCATGAAATTCCGAGATTGAATTAAAACGAAATGTCTGTTTCATAATGCTAAGGTATTTAATTATTTTGAAATTGATTTTATTTGTTTTTAATCATTAAGATTTTGATTTTAAGATCCTTCGACAGGCTCAGGATGACACTGTGAAAACTTTGCGTATTAATTAAAACGGTTAGTATTAGCGATGTCATCCTGAGCGGAGTCGAGGGATCTATAAGTTTTTAATAAATTAAATCACAGTCGATAAAGTCAAACTTTCCCACTTTTCCGCATCTCCTTTAATTGCAGCAATTTTATTATCCAAAAACTCAGAAGCACCGCTACCCAATAAGAAATGTACTGGTGGATTTTGTTCTTCACTGATTGCGATCAAAGCTTCTGCTCCTTTTTCAGGATCATTAGGCTGATTTCCATTAATTTCATCAAGATGAGATTGTTCCGAATTTCTTGCTGTTTCATATTCCGGAATAGCATTCTCAGGCGTTTTTACAGAGTCTTTACTTAAGAAATCTGTTCTGAAATATCCCGGATACACAACGGTTGCTTTCACTCCAAAATCTCTAATTTCCTCGGCTAATGATTCTGTAAGTCCGGCCACTGCAAATTTTGTAGCACAGTAAATTCCCCAACCCGGAAAGTTTCCGGAGTATCCTCCAATGGAAGAAATGTTGAAAATATGTCCTGATTTTTGCTGACGAAGATAAGGCATTGCATTTCTGATTACATTCAGCGTTCCGAATACATTGATGTCGAAATTGTCTCTTGCTTCTTTGTCGGAAAGTTCTTCCAAAGTTCCAATCAATCCGTAGCCTGCGTTATTGACAATTACATCAAGCTGTCCAAAATAATCAACACTTTTTGCGATGGCTGATTGGACATCTTCATTATCTACTAAATTAACTTCAAGTGGTAAAAATTGTTCAGAAGCTTCTCCGATTTCGGAAATCAATGACTGAGCATTTCTGGTGGTTGCAACAACACGATAATTCTTTTCTAATAATTTTTTAACTAAGGCTAATCCCAAACCTTTTGAGGCTCCTGTAATGAGCCATACTTTTTTTGTTTCCATTTTTTTATTTGTTTTAAATGATGGTACAAAGATGGAAAGATGTGGAATGGGAAAAGTAGCTCAATCAATGAATGATGTAACCGAATCGTGAATTTGGAATAGAGGAGTAAAAAAAGAGAAACCCGGAAGTCTCTCTTTAATTATAATATACCTTAAATATTAAGGCTTTATTTTCACAATTTTATTTTCTCGTATAATCACGACCTCACTGTTGCTTTTTCTTTTGAAGTCGAGCATTTTTTCATAGGCTTGTTCAAGACCTTTTAAAATTTTAGTTCTTCTTTCGTCCTTAGCTTCTTTTGTCATCATAATTTTTTAGTTCATTAAATTTTTCCTCGTGATAAATGATAATTTCTTCATTGATATTTTTTTCCGCGATCAAAATATGGTTTCCTTCGGAATTATCAAAAATCAAAATCTGATCCACAATTGAAAGATAAATATTAAAAAGATTTATAATTCCATTATGATATCTTCTTTCGATAACATCTGTAGGAATATTATGACCACCTTCCTGAACTCTTGTTCTTACACGTTCTTTTGCAAGTTCCGGATTCTTTAGCCAGAAGAAAAGAAGAGTAGTATTATATCCTTTTTCTTTAGCTTTTAAAATTTTATCTTTGTAAGATTTTGTTGCTAAAGTTGTTTCAAAGGCGAAGTTTTCATTGCTTTTAAATAATTCATCAATTCTCGCTAGCATGATTCTTCCTGCCTCAAAAGAAACTTTTTCCGGTTGAAAAGGAGATAAACCTTTTGCAATTTCATCAGCATTCACAAATTCTTTACAATTTAATATTTCTGGTAGGATCGTGAAAGAAGCTGTAGTTTTCCCAGCTCCATTGCAACCTTAAATTATGTAAAGATTTTTTTCTTCCATCATTACAAATTTAAGTTATTTTTCTTTCAATTAAAACAAAAAAGAGAAACCCTAAAGTCTCTCTTTATCTATTTAGTTTTCTAAAGCAGGAATCAAATGTTCCCAATTCAGTTGTTTGGCATAATCAAGGGCTGTTTTTCCGTTGTTGGATTGTAGATTTCGATCGGCTCCGGCTTCCAAAATCACTTCGACAGAACTTAAATTTCCGGCAATGGTTTCTTTATGAAGAAGTGTCAATCCGTTTTCATCTATATTCGTTAATTCATTAGGATATTGTTGTAAAAACTTCACGAAATCTTCCTTCATATTTCTGCTCATGGGATGTTCAACAAGATTTTCAGGCTTTTCTTTTTGTTCGTGAACGAGCTCAATATCATTAAAATCTCCAAAATCAAGCTGCCATGCATCGTCGTGCTCTTGTCGTTCCGTT encodes:
- a CDS encoding ABC transporter permease, with the translated sequence MIAIFKKELWSYFGNWSAWIIIATFSLIATLFLFFFDNDFNIFDIGMASLQSYFVLVPWLLMFIIPALSMKTFAEEQQTGTLNWLFSQPLKISDLVLGKFLSVWVVGILCLIPSLIYLYTVYVLGVPAGNIDLGMTFGSYIGMIILIAAFSGVGILASSLSQNQIMAYLLGVFMCFIMYFGIEQLASYKLLGGADFILQNVGFYQHFLGFTRGLIDFKDVAYFVFIIGLTLALSNHFINKKK
- a CDS encoding SDR family NAD(P)-dependent oxidoreductase, producing METKKVWLITGASKGLGLALVKKLLEKNYRVVATTRNAQSLISEIGEASEQFLPLEVNLVDNEDVQSAIAKSVDYFGQLDVIVNNAGYGLIGTLEELSDKEARDNFDINVFGTLNVIRNAMPYLRQQKSGHIFNISSIGGYSGNFPGWGIYCATKFAVAGLTESLAEEIRDFGVKATVVYPGYFRTDFLSKDSVKTPENAIPEYETARNSEQSHLDEINGNQPNDPEKGAEALIAISEEQNPPVHFLLGSGASEFLDNKIAAIKGDAEKWESLTLSTVI
- a CDS encoding Crp/Fnr family transcriptional regulator translates to MKQLFDFILRFGNLNQQQIDFISSKAVEINFSKEEYFSEAGKIAKQVGFIVDGILRVCYYNNKGEEITKYFIEENNLVVDLESFDNQICSSAYVQAVTDCKMIVFSRKDWLELLQTIVGWEAIVHKIISRALIQKVERRSPLVSEDATTRYLKFLEIYPTVVNRIPLSYIASYLGVTQSSLSRIRKNIGKV
- a CDS encoding SDR family oxidoreductase, with amino-acid sequence MNSVLITGANRSIGLETAKQLSEKGLFVYLGSRDLEKGEAIVKELTEKGFQNIKAIEIDVTNPDSISAAKNLVEKEQGKLDILINNAGILGVNPQTAAETSIKDIQTVFDTNFFGVISVTQAFLELLKKSESPRITNITSGLGSLTLHSDPTWKYYNVKAAAYGPSKSALNAYTIVLAYELKDLPFKVNVIDPGYTATDFNNHNGPGSVESAATFIVKHTLTDENAPTGQFYSNDIEDEIGISPW
- a CDS encoding endonuclease NucS domain-containing protein, yielding MTEKENFKIWMNDKWSTGTIKSYSSKIDKLSKDLVAKSMIHTRSLYEIKNSNDLTIIYNNWFTIPEFRERDLKNRTQDSNAFKRYIEFRIYEEKLGKISNPTLSLTPLIEIEEKTESYLFALEEHLQDFLIRNLSTIKKHKLKLYDDGERRGKEFPTEVGLIDILTTDEYDNFYVFETKLSKGMDKALGQLLRYMGWVKINLAKDKNVFGIIVANKMDEKIKYAVEMTPNVSLCEYEMKFDVKFLEKM
- the gldG gene encoding gliding motility-associated ABC transporter substrate-binding protein GldG, whose product is MKKIQFKSPLGILLFVVLPLVIILAVSGVRLDLTKEKRYTLSENTIKVLKSVKKPLTVDVYLEGDFPASFKQLQGETKFMLEEFRKINSNIDFKFIDPIKTKMSQDTLMAMGMQPSVLPDIKDGKVSQIMLFPYAVVKYDKKGVSIPLVVQQANINADEQLTKSIENLEYNLVSNIKNIAADKRKKIGILVNQDELNPREFHGFMELASESYDAGPVIPKNQVELTVADVPLLKQMSALVIAKPRKAFTDGEKVILDQYIMNGGKTLWMIDAVNAEMDTLMRSQKVMPFPVDVNMTDFFFNYGLRINPALVKDLKKFALLKLVTGEVSGNAQYTSLPWPYYPLGIAEHNNPITKNINPVKFEFPTSIDTLGRKNIKTNILFESSERTLLKQVPNYVDLKEIASVDSLGQMEKPSTPKIYAVALEGKFTSAYGSRIERKSYPGFKAQSPENKMIVIADGDIGRNKVIKDEPLPLGVDLMTNEQFGNEQFLRNALDYLLDDSNLMDLRNRNIEERLLDRQRITEEKGNWQWLNLLLPLAIIGLLGGLFFWLRKKKFG
- a CDS encoding helix-turn-helix domain-containing protein produces the protein MKQTFRFNSISEFHAFCNLPNPEHPLISLIDYSKVNYPTDDNELKWIQNFYSIGLKRNVNAKFNYGQQKYDFDSGVLCFVSPLQFLSLEMKPDVEVEPTGYLLLIHPDFLWGTSLIKKIKSYDFFTYQINEALFLSDKEEKIIVDLFKNIEKEYQTNIDKFTQELIVAQLELFLIYAERFYERQFFTRKKSSHELLERFEQVLSQYFDNGNLIENGIPSVKTIAEQMNISPNYLGTLLRIHTQQNTQQHIQNKIINTAKERLSTTTLSVSEIAYELGFEHPQSFSKLFKQKTNQSPLEFRKLFN
- a CDS encoding CopD family protein, with translation MLYTIIKALHIIFMVSYFAGIFYLVRIFVYYKDTDEFAEEKKKILREQYTFMARRLWNIITVPAGIIMTVCGLVMIFLNPGLMKMSWFHLKLTFLIGLAIYHYWCWKKVLQLKELNGNTLEIANIKLRQANEIATFILFLVVFTVILKSMAIEYWWQLIAGFFVLVFLIMMTVKLVNKNKKK